In the Drosophila teissieri strain GT53w chromosome 3R, Prin_Dtei_1.1, whole genome shotgun sequence genome, GACCTCCAAcccattttttttccatttcttaaCTTCAGcattcatatttttgaaatttgagaaaaaatttttttttcaaaattttgacttttttgtaaggggtaccatcatcattttttgcaaaaattgaaaaaaattaaattttttcacaaTCGATTGGCGATCGATAAGGAAGTTTCTACGGGTGTAAAAAAGCaggaattttttaatttcaaccGTAATATGCtgtatttttcaaaaaatatctATTTTCAGGCAAACTAAAGCtgaatgtatgtacatatatgcgttagaataattatttgattagCTTCTCTGATCCGGATCACCTTTGCATTGAATCTCAGACGTTGTAGCGCCGCCGACACTGCTGCATTGCCTCGTTGAACTCCCTGCAGGCGGAGAGATCCCCACTGTTCTCTTCGGTGCACTTGAGGAACTGCCTCAGCTCGAAGGCACAGGGACCATCCTCAACCAGTTGCGGTCGTGCTGGAGTTCCCGGGGAGCCCTCCTGCTGAGGCTGCTCCTTTGCCGGGGCTGCGGCCTGACCACGCCCCTGGAACATGCCGGTGAGTCCTGCGCCCACCGCGTGGCCCACAGCGGATCCTGCTGCCACGCCAGCAGCCGTGGTGGCCATGTCCTTGAACCTTTCTCCTGCCGTGGGACCCTTTGCCTCTGTGGCGGGCGCTGCCGAGGCAGCAGGCGCTGCAGCTGGCAGGGATTCCTTCTTGGGCTGCTGCACTGCCGGCAGATCCTTGCTGCTGCCACGCGGCGGCTTGGTGGCGAAGACATGGCTGCTCCGACTGCTTTGGCGGCGCATGGATCCTGTGGATCGCGGACTTTCCGAGCGTTGACGGGGCATATCCTTCCGAAAGTGAGCAGACGAATGTGGGGGCTGACTTGCTCTCGCCTGGAAAGCTGAATTTGGAATGAATCGGCACGACTTTTGACCTTTCCAGACTCGACTACCACAGCCAACTGAATTGCTTAGTTTCCCCAACGGAACGCTTGAACTTTTCCCGCTAATTTTCACCACAATTTCATAGTGCACGACATAAAGATGcatattacattacatattaTATTACTCGCACTTACTAAACTGTACTGTGGATTCACCCCTCTCCACTTCTTAGCTATTGGATATGAGATCATACTAGTCATACTAGGTCATACTagcattatattatatacaagATATTTACTTAAGGTCTCTATTCTGAAGTGCCATATGAAATACACATTGGAAACGTGTTCTCGTAGGCCTCTTAGTCCACAGGCCACATGCTCTTTCATTACGTTTGACAGCAGCTATATTATAGTTGTGGCGCAAACTTATTGCACTCTGGCGAATCGAGATGAATTGGGCTGGGATATGCggatttcatttgcattcacGACGATTCTGTGGGCTGTTTCCCTGTTTCCCTGCTTTCCTGCTACCCACATATTCCATTTGCTGTTTGCCGATCTGCGACAGCCCAAACTGGCACGCTTTCAATTTGGAATTTGGAACTGCCCTTGAGTGTCTGGCTGGGCGTGAGTTTGCATAGCTGCGCTGATTGCACTTTGTGTAAATTAGGCGACGCCggccacagtgcgtatgattAATATGGGGGCTGGATGTGGGGGAAGCGGCTCATTTCTGGccctcatttgcatttctggCCTCTGAGCGACTCGGGGGCTAATTCTCGGCTCGCAAGTGGCTCTCAAGTGCTACCCATTACAACCACCTCCGATATCCGACTTGTGCCTCAATTACCTGCGCCGTTTTCCTCAAAACTGCCTGAATAACACAATTAAAGTCGCCACCTGCCCAACAACTCGACTATTCATAACTGCATGGAGAATCGGGGAATCGGGCAATCTAAAATCGAGAATCTAGAAGCGAAAATCTAGAAGCGAGAACGTTGAATgttgaatggcgaatggcCAACATTTCAAATGCGGTAAATTACAGTTAACGATTTTGTAGCCCAGCAATTTGCTTTATCTTCAGATGTCTATCTACGGTTTGTAAATGTACTTCCACGTAGCTGCCCCGAACACCGTTCGCTTTGCATGTCGGCCGATGGATTCTATCCGTGCATAGTACATAGTACATAGTACTACAGTTCAACACAAAGCCACTTGCCCTGGTCATTGGCCAGAACTAGAGAACTACACTGAGCAAAAGATTATTAAATCGAGATAAATCAAAACTGCAGTTTCGTTGAACAAAGATGCCACTTTAGCACTCCGCAGTTCATTTAGCTTAGGTGCTAACTCAtgatttaaaatcaaaaatgcaGTTCCCTTGAACAAAGACTATGTGGCCACTTCAGCACTCCGCAGTTCATTTAGTTTGTGTGCTAACTCATGATTTAAAATCACCTTTAGACAGCCAGGTGAATGCTTTTTTCGCAGTGTGTGTTTGCGGTTAACAAATGTAGAAACAGCGCCATAAAGGTGTTGAAATAACTGCTGCACCGCTGAACTCGGCtcctttgtttggcttttggctttcgtTGGCGGCGTTCTTGGCCGATTGTTACGGCGTTTTATGGTTATTGTGTTGGGGGCGCAATGCAAATTGCCGCCACATAATTATGTCGCAGTCGGGGGGAATTTatttagtatatatgtattcgaAATACGAATAGGCCAGATGGACAATAATGGGGAAATCACTGCGACTTTGGGGCTTCGGGCTTGAAAGTTTCGCAATTGAACGGAAAGTTGCGGCTTTATACACCTGGACAAGTCCAACTTTTCCATGTCTAATTAGCAAGCGACAGTAGCAGTTCCAGCAaactaatttatataaaaactcgctttggctttggttttggctcTGGCTTGGCAATCAAATAATAGAAAGAgaacttttaatttgccaacGCCCTGACAACTCACGCAATGGCAGCACGGAAAATTCCGGGCGAAAACCGAGCGACGAgtgcgaaacaaaaaacaaaagttactCCGACTTTTACCTCAGTTAAATCAGTTACTAATTGCATCGTCCTTGGCTGCCGATTAGAAAGCAATTTCAATCTACCAACGTCGTTGTCACAATCAGCTCGAAGTTGGCAATGGGTGTCTTTTTTACTTACAGTTCAAAGCcaaattaaaaccaaactATCTTACCTTGAGCTCGTCtttattatttggaaattCCAAGTCCAATTTGAAATAGATCCGACTTAGCAacatatcaaataaataaattgaatacaGCTCAGCAGAAATTAAAGACAAATCCAACACTTCAGCGCTGAGTTGTGAACAGGGTGCAGTATCTTGATTTTCCCCCCACGAAGGGCGTTTTTCCAGGGAACTACTCCATTTCGCTTTCATCGAGTGTCAGGTTGCAgttcctgcagctcctgctccttgacTAATGATCGCGTGCCAATGCAATGGCAATCTGCCATTACAATACTGCAGCCATCCAACTTCACGCACGCATTTCCCTGGggacaggcaaacaaatgaatttaGATTTCGTGGCTGGTGccttttttgtgcattttgtaaatttcgcaGCCATTTTTTAAGCTTAACGAACGGGGTCGCTGATTGTACTACATTAGCTGGGAGGCCAAAAATTAAGCTGGATATTAATGATTGCACTCggcaaagagcgagagagagggcTTCATTGTGTGGGCTGCGCAACTTGATAATGTGCAGATTAAAATTTTCGCGGCTCTTTCAGCtgagttttccacttttctgCTTTATGAAGTGAGCGGCGCGAAAAGTTTCGCTGCTTAAGCAGCCGCAAAAAgaagtttttaatgaaaataaatcatGCGCACACTCGACTGCTTCGAAGGACTTTCaggagcagcaccagcagcagcagcaggacttATCGCCCGGGAATAAGCCAAGTGGGGCCAAGTCCCCGAATGCGAAGTTGCCACGCAAGGCGGCACCAGCGAATTTATGGACTTGCTCCAGTTGACATTCGATATAAATCAGGGAGCTGCAATTAGATGGCGGCCAAATTGTGCCGAATCACGAGAGACACTCTGCTAGTTCTAGGCCACCTTTGGCAGACTGTAGGTGAAAAACAGCTCCCTGAAGGGAGGATAAATCCTCGCACATGCAGTTGGCCACTGGCCACAGgtgtttatttaattcatttacaTAACTCAGCTGGGTGCaacacgcactcacacaacTAACTGCCCTTGCATTTAATAAGTAATTAAGTTGAAATAAGCTTATTGGCGCAGCGACAAGGCCGGGCCTAAAAACTGTttacactaattaaatgaCAGGGCTGCAGagcaaataaatagaattaaGCCCATATTTGCGTTGCGGTGCGCatacgtggcgtatacgcaatgttgCCGATGAACCAGCGCGGATTATTGGCATCAAGTAAGCCAGCCagataattatgcaaatgcgagtttcagcttcagtttcagcttcAGCAGCTTTGGAGCTTGGGAGCTCCGCCCTTGAAAGGCCTGCAATTTTGGCCAACACCCCAACTAATTGCCAAACGTCGAAAGCAAATTCCTCACTCGATTGTCTGCAGAAAACAAATGGCgcgagcaaataaataatgcataGTTAAAGAGGCGGGGAATTGGGGGGAACATGCAAATAATGGCGGGCGCTTTCTACCTGCAAATCACTTTGAGTTATTGTATTTAGCCTTCAACATTTCCCGGCAAagtagaataaatattttaaagcctCGCGTCTCACCTGCAAAAGGTGTCCAACAGCCACGCACTTTGGGCGATGATTGATATGGCTTTTTGGTGGGCGGTGTGGGGAATGGTGGTGGAAATGGGGGACAATTCCCCTTTTCAAACACAGAAAACGTCGAGTGTCAAAGTTTTTGTGCGCGCTTAGCGCATTTGATGAATTGTTAAAAGAAAATCGCGCGTATGTGTAAACATTCCGGTCTAGAAATTCGAGGGGCTGCCATCGGTAAGAATCGTGggcattgtgtgtgtgtgaaactCAACTGTAGTACCAGCTACCAGCTATGAGTATGGGGAAAAAAGTCTGAAAAAGTCTGGAAAAGTCTGACGAAGCTTCTGAAGCCGCCGACGAGCGAATGGCGGAAGCCCAAAcagctgctgatgatgatggcggtTGCTGTCGGTAAACAGCCAGAAATGAATGGGGAATCTTATGGGAAAGCTGACTGCTTAATACCCTTCGTCTCTGGACAACGAAGATAACCGCAAATGTCAAGCAAATATTCGCTGATTTTTGAGCCCAGCGAGTGTTATTTGAATGTTACTAATTGAGTTACTATACTACACTCCACTGCCATTCATGAGGCAAgcactttaaataattaaatggccAATTGCCAGCACGCGACTGCACAAAGGTCTTTCAttacttttaatatttcagtAGTTTACCAGCTTTAGTCAACTGGAAGTGGAGTCAAGTAGCTTAAACGACCAAGTGGAAATTGACGTGAGATTTGCCCAATGAATAGGAAAATCTACTAATACTAATATGCATGCCATagcagctaaatttaaagCCATGAAAATGGTTTATGTAAACAGAGCAACTGACAAATGTCcagatttaaataaatacagcaGGTGAATCATTGCCACAGTTCTTGTGCGCTTCACCTGGGCAAATCCCAAGGCAGCTTTCCTAATGATCAGAGATTCCTATGTTAATGCAGCTAAAATTAGcatgaaatttgtatttatgtacTGAGTGCTGGTCATAGGATTATTTGTGGCCCAGTAAGGGTGTGCGCAGTCAGATAGCAGGAAGCAAAAGTTTTCGCAGCCTCTTCACTTTTAATCTGCCTTGGACCGGgcaatacacacacatatgcatatgtgaGCTGTCATCGCCTTGAAGAGGAAGAATCCTGGCATCCGGGATTCCTGGTATTTGCTCGGATTCTGCGTGGGCACCTAATCCTCGCCAGAGAAGCCACATTCGGCTGTGCTGGGCGGGAAATGGAGCGACactatatacacacatacagcaTACACATCAAATCATCAATCACATGCTTTGGTGATTCATTGATAAGCCCAGCCTCTCGAAGCCCTCAAAGGACTCGGCATGCGGTCCTCGTGGCAATCATGTTAATAATGCCGCAAGATGTCGGCCAGCCATTAGCCTTCGCCATTAGGGcctccccattccccattcccctcttccccttcccctttccatTTCCCCTTCCCTTTTTGGTTGGCAATTAGTTTAAAGAGCTTTAAAGccagcgaaatgaaatgcagaGAATGGGGGggactttgtttattttgattttggaaatcaattttgaatttgttgtttatttttgatgtGGTTATCCGGCCAGCAGCCACTGGcgtgtaaacaaaaaacaaatcgagCGCTTTTTTCGCAGATGCCACGAACAGACAGGCTCTGCTCTGCTTTTTgtgtgaaataaatataaaaactgtATAAAAGGCAAATATTCATGTGGAATAAACACACGTATACAATATACGATATGTGGTGCATGCTATATGCGATCATGAAGctttaaatgtgtgtgtgtgtgccattAGTGTCACAAgtgtaattgttttttaatcgCATTGATAGCGCCGCGCCAGCAGCAAATTCCACACACGAAATTATTTCGAGTGTGTGCTAAAACCACTTGAAAAACGCCAAGAGCTTTGAAAGTgacccaaaaaaacaaaaaacccgCCAAGTGTGCTTGTGTGCAAGTGGGCGTGCGTTAATGctcataaacaaacaaagacaaagacaaaggaGAGGAAAGTAGAGGAAAGGAAAGTGGGTGTTGCGGGGTCGGaagtggaaatgtggaaagtATTCGACTTAAGCTGTCTACTCGCTcacaaaaactaaactaaaaatgCTGCACACCAAAATGGCGataaaaaatttacataatgGCAGTGGGAAACATGAAAGCGAATAGTGGCACACGTGCAAATGAGGAGAGCGCACAAGTGACTGGCAAATGGCAAGTGACActcggaaaatggaaaaccccGCGAAGTAATGCGGCACATAGAGTGACCAAGGCAGATCGAGTGGATCCAGATGATAAACAACTAGAAAACTCCATTAGTTAAAGATCCGCTGGCAATTATAGACATTCGAGTGCAAAGGGTAAGAGAGTAGAAAGCTGGTTGAGTTACAAGATGCAGTCATATATGCAAGTGCTTTGATTCCAATTTAGTGAGACGTTGCCCTGTGATTTAAGAACCAGTGCCACCGAGACAGCCAAGAAAATCCGTTTGTAATCGAAGTCGCCCCTAATGGCTCCACTTTTCACTGCTCTGCTAATGGTGCCTCCACTTAGTTCCTTGGCTTTTGTGCTCAAGACAGGGACTGTTGCAAATGCATTACATCAGTTTGGCCCCAGGCCTGTATATCCTCGTACATCCTGTGCACACATAGAGCCCATGGAGCATATAGAGCAGGTCCTGGGGCCGGAATTTAATAAGCAAaaggacgaggagcaggagatgAGGAGACGAACACAACGACGAGGAGCAGAGCATCAGGGCAAAACGTGCCACGAGCACCACAATGTAAGATTTGataaaaagccataaaaagcaGAGCTGGCAAAACTTAAGGCCAAgactataaaataataatgaagtCAATTTCAATGATGTTGCtgtggccaaaacaacaaagctTAACTCGATCCGGCCCCTGACCCTGGAAAACGTTTCgttatattgttattattgctgctgctctggaCAGCAAAGGGCaaactggaaaaaaaaaaataaaataaaaaaatacaccaacaaaccaacaaccagccaaccagcaaacaaaccaaaacaaaagcctcACGTCACATCATTTCCTGCAGCGATTTTCGTGTCTTGCCTTTGACGTTCCCTTAAAATTTTCCTCTTTTATGGCAATTAGCTTATGATTTTCATTGTTATGGCCGATACAAAGCAGCCACCCCTAGTTTACCCAATGCTGCACGTATGTAATTTATGCGGACCAAAAGTAAACAACTTGTCATTAAATGTGTAATGGACTAGCGGGCAAAAAGGGAGAGGCGTCCGTCGAAAAGTTATACTAAAAGTATTGCCTAAGCTGTCGTTTCCTCAGATTGCtttccctcgcttttccctggcagttcagttcagcttTCCACTGAATTCAGCAAACTTTTGGCGGGCCCACTTAAAACTTGACCACTTAAAAGTTTCCCCGGAATGCATAATGCCATTTAAAAACCTCCACCAGCCACCTGGTGTTTCTGTGCTTCTACTCCACCACTATAACTTGCTATTACTTGCTATTACTTTCTGGAGCAAGTAGTAGCTCCAGTACAGTACATTCCTCTGGAGACAACGAGCTGCGAGTCCATTAACAACTGTCTTGTAGCGCTCAATTACAATAACTAATTCGCAGCTAATCCGGTAGCATGTTTCGCTCCAAATGGTCAGTGTTTTCGcagggaaagtggaaaatgggaaacggaGCGGGCTAATGGgtaatgggaaaatgggaaaatgggaaatggcaaGCACTGCTCTTTTCGCACACCTTTTGGGCCGAAATCAAAACACACTCCTTGAGTGCGTAAGCGTGTTAGTGTCAAGCGGCTTATCTATTATCATTGCGTTGAATTTTCAATGGGCCGGGCGAGAGCAGGGCCAACCTTTGTCTGTCCTCCGTCTGGGGCTTCATTACGCTTGATTTCTTGTGCCCCAACATGCACACCacagccacccagccacccacaacATAGCCCTTTGTTCGTCGTCCTTCGCTGGGGAGGTGCAACTCTTCGGCTTCCTCGTCCTGGCGTTATAATGCCTGGCTCCTGGCCGAAGTCGTATGAGTGCTGCACTGAGGCGAAAGTGTTACCAAGAACACATTCACAGGCGGATTTGCATGTCATTTGCATAGCATATTAATAACCGATGGATATTAAAGCTTAGTTTAAGAAACCAGCTGTCATTTCAATGCCCTTTAGAGGCAGCATTAAGTCAAAACATTTCCTCTCTGTGCACATAGCCAAACAATAAGTCGGAGCAAGGCGTTCCTTCGTCCCTGGACAAGGACGGACATTCGGGCAGCGTGCCGACGACAGGATGTGGTCACAGGATGCGAGCAGTGTGCCCAAGGACTTGGAGCTGCAGTCGAGTGACCAACCCAATGACTGACACCACAGTAAACAGCCAAGGGGCCGAGGGCCAGCAAAGAGGGTCCTAGGTAAACACCCAGTGCCGGCCACATAATGAACTGACTGCCAAGGTGGGTGGCACACCTGTCCCCGTGTCCCTGTGTCCCAGTGTCCCTGTGTCCCTGGCCCTGTTCCTTGCCCACAGCAGACCCCACCTGTTGATGGTGCAGGTCCTTCCCGGCCTGTCGCACAAAAGCGAGCAACACTTTTTGCACATTTACCAAGTTTATGCAATTTACACAAGCCCGTCAACAGTCACACGTCTCGTTGGGTTCCCTGCTCCCGCCTTACCCCGCCCTACCCCTTTTTACCCCGCCTCACCACGCTTTAcccgcttttcccattttagACCCCTTTAAGCCATTTAAATGCCCTACTTCCCCGGCCATTCTGCGCTGCCTTTATGCACACACTGTGCTGACCACAAGCGTTTCGGTCTGAATAATTGACCAACAGCCAACAGACAAAAGCAGCTAcaaaaaaccagcaaaaatatatacgaaaaatgtacaaaaatggagagaaatggagaaaaacAGCGGGACCGCAGCAAAGTGAAGCCGGACAAGGACTGCAAAAGTGAAACaaatgaataaacaaaatttatgaagCGCAACCACATAGTTAAGCGTTGTCCAGCTCGTGATTTAATGCTGGTCAGCAGCGGCAAAAACCCCTTCATATATCACCTTCGAGCACTACAAGGATCCTAAACAAAACCGTGTGTCCCATCCACACTCATTAAATTTGGCCAGCAAGGTGGAACGGCAGTTTGGTTAGCACCTCTGGACCAcagaaaacttttgccaaaatTCAATATTGTGCTCGTATTTGGTTTCCTTTGACATACATTTAAACTTCCGCAGAGAAGTGCAAGTTAAATTTGTAGAGCAAATAGTTTTACCTGAAGATGGCACCCTGAAATATTGCATAACAGTCTAAAATATCATCAACAGCAGCCATTCGAGTTTCAAAACTAGTATTACACACTTTGTTCTGGCAAGTTCCTTCCTGAATTGACTAAACTCCTCCAAAGGCAACCGAAATATATTAAAGTGATTCTCACACACCCAAGGCAACAAAGATCATCGAATTTGTCCATCAAGGTGTACAAATACTGGAGGTAAACATATTTCTATCTCATACTCGGCCAGTTGATCTTTTGCCATCCACTGTCCACTGGCAGGCACgtaactaatttatttatgtatttcttaGTCGCCGCATTCACACAAAGGACCCTCGAACTGCCACTTTTTCCATCTCCTGGCCACAGGCACATTAGCCGCAACGGATGTTGGCCTTTTCATGCTCAGTTGGGCACAAAGGAGCGGGGTTTTTGCCTCGCAAGGAAAGGGCAAACAAGTGGCCAGTCCAACTGACCGaccgaacagaaatgtcaatAAATTCATATGAAGTTATCTCTGCCAGACAGCTTAATGCGTATTTTTATGGCCTAATCTAGAGTCAAATTTTTCTGCCGCTCCTCGCTCGAGTGGAAGCCAAATCCCCAAGGGCTCCGTAGTCAAATTCACGCACTCACCTCGTTCAACCAATGGAAGGAGAGGGTTAGAAAGATGGGGTTCAATCACTGGGTTATTAGAAAGTGGCAAGCATCGGAGTATCTATGCCAACTAGCATCCCACATATGCTCACTGCCTGACTGCCTGACTGCTGCTGTCGGCCATTTGATGAACCCAATAAGGGCAAACACGAAGTGCCACTCAGCCCCAAAATGACAGCCGCCCAAATGTTGAATAAAATTGAAGGGCCCGGGGCCTTTCGAGGAGTACGAGTATCTCATATTGAATCTCGGCGACCCGGCAGCACAGTGCACATAAAAAAGATTAACGCCGTGCTGGAAAACTGGGTCGCAGTGTCCTGTCTAACAGGGATTCGAAATCGGGATCAGGATTgggatgtgggtgtggatgtggggGAGTGCTTTCTGTGTTTGCCTAGTCACCTGGCTCCACAATGTTTATTCTAGCCCCGAAATAACTTCCATTGCTGCCTCTgcaattgcattgcatttcgGCTGTTGCATTATTTATAGTCTTTcgtgctttattttttatgcctCGGCATACGtgattttgcataaattcccAACCCACTCCCCCTCTGCTCCTCAGCTTAGCTTCCGTATTCCTTGCCGTGCTATTCCCCGTACTCTTGCACTCCGGATTTGCATTCGCCGCCGTGCACATGGCATCGCTGGGGCTCCGGATCCGgagttgttttattatttatgcgtCGGCTGCCACGGCAGACAAAAATTGCTGGAATAAATGTACCGAAAGCGAAGGgcgataataaataaatggggCCAATAAAGATTGAGCGATGCTTTTGGGAGCATCGCAATTAAATTGCCAACTCTAATCCATTATTACTTTTACGTTTTATCTTTAAATGCTGTTACACCTGGAGTTCGGAGGGATTTCGTGTAATATAAGGCTTTTAAATGCATTGTTTTGCCAATGCATGCCATACtgtttttaataatgtttGTCATCATATGAGATTTCAGAATATTCTATATTTTAAACCaacatataatatttgaatGACAGCTCCGATAAAAAGAAGCCTGCCTGCAGGGCTTTGTTCTTTTTagtgaaaacttaaaaaaagaTACATAGGCCTACAAGAAATGATATCAACACTGCCTGACAGCCAGCAAATcctgttttattttcccttaTCTGTGCTTAGATAATTCACCCCACTTAAAGAGTTTATCATTTCTCCAACAATTAATGAATGAATTTGCTGGCCATCCATATTAATAGACCTTCAAGTTCCTTATCTATGCTCAAATTGAGCTCTTGTACTTTCTAAGGTTAAGATCGCTCCTCCGACCTTTCGGATGCCTGAAATTAGGACGCTAATCAGCGGGGGTTAAGCAGACTAGGCAGGTGTTGTGCCAACATTTGCAGGTGTTGGCCGGCCAAATTGAATAACAAACGCAGCGCCTAAGCGCACAGGACATGCCCCCAGGAGAAGTGGGGGGTCCTGGTTGTTGTCCTGCCTGTTTATCGGCGCATAAATACTAAGGCAAATGTACTGTTAACTCGTATATTCCACACAAAGTGTAAATGGAAACAGGTGAGacgagcgtgtgtgtgtgagtgagtcaGTGTGTTAGTGTATTAGTGTGTGGTTACAGGACTCGCAGCCACCGCAACCGCTGAAAAGGAGGTCCAGCTTAGAGACAGGATGTAAACTAAGAAGGAGACCGCATTACGTAACCGAAAACGCGGCCAAAGTAAAGGTACAAGCGCCGTGCTGGGTAACGGGAAAACTGGTGGAAAACTGgaaaattgtgtaaataaaCAGTATTAAATTTTCCGCTTGACGGCTAATAGAATGGCGGACGGACACGCAGCCCCAGTGGTTGCCGCCGAGTATCGATTCCCCCACAGAACTCGATTGCTCGAGGGGACGCGACCGGCAGATGATAAAGCTGAACTCTACTCTACTGCTAACTAAATTTACAACAACTTAAGCCATAAAAATTGAAACGATAGCCGTAAAAATAAGGCTACATTGCTGGCGTACACAGCGAAATAAAGCTGACCTccaagttatttattttattattgtacaTATCTTTTTCATTGCGAATCGTAGCTAAAGAGTCGGAAGATAAATTTAAGCACTGACTTCCAGATGAATTggggaaatttaaaatttcgaaatgAAACCCATTTTTTCGCTGAATGAAGC is a window encoding:
- the LOC122621250 gene encoding coiled-coil-helix-coiled-coil-helix domain-containing protein 10, mitochondrial, with the protein product MPRQRSESPRSTGSMRRQSSRSSHVFATKPPRGSSKDLPAVQQPKKESLPAAAPAASAAPATEAKGPTAGERFKDMATTAAGVAAGSAVGHAVGAGLTGMFQGRGQAAAPAKEQPQQEGSPGTPARPQLVEDGPCAFELRQFLKCTEENSGDLSACREFNEAMQQCRRRYNV